In Candidatus Aminicenantes bacterium, a single window of DNA contains:
- a CDS encoding ABC transporter ATP-binding protein, which yields MTERILEAREVEKRFRLPDRSELVVLSGLNLAVDAGTMVAVTGASGSGKSTLLHLLGGLDSPDSGRVCFRDRDLGSLSNAELAEFRNRRLGFVFQFHYLMPELTVMENVAFPRLVTRFQRREAFARAQSRLKEVGLEDKADMMPHQLSGGERQRAAIARSLINDPDLILADEPTGNLDWRTGHRVFNLFRDLVARTGRTAVVVTHNEAQARLADVVFNLEHGRLLSALPGP from the coding sequence ATGACAGAGCGCATCCTGGAAGCCCGGGAGGTGGAAAAGCGTTTCCGCCTGCCGGACCGTTCCGAGTTGGTGGTGCTCAGCGGTCTGAACCTGGCGGTTGATGCGGGTACCATGGTGGCCGTGACGGGGGCCTCCGGTAGCGGCAAGAGCACCCTCCTTCATCTGCTGGGCGGACTGGACAGCCCGGACAGCGGCCGTGTATGTTTCCGGGACCGAGACCTTGGTTCGCTGTCCAATGCCGAGTTGGCGGAATTCCGCAACCGGCGCCTGGGCTTTGTTTTCCAGTTTCACTACCTGATGCCGGAATTGACGGTTATGGAGAATGTGGCTTTCCCCCGCCTGGTTACGCGTTTTCAACGCCGCGAGGCCTTTGCCCGGGCACAGTCGCGGCTGAAGGAGGTGGGGTTGGAGGACAAGGCGGACATGATGCCCCATCAACTATCGGGCGGGGAACGCCAGCGCGCCGCCATTGCCCGCAGCCTGATCAACGACCCGGACCTGATCCTGGCAGACGAGCCCACGGGCAACCTGGACTGGCGTACCGGCCACCGGGTGTTCAACCTGTTCCGCGACCTGGTGGCGCGCACGGGGCGGACTGCAGTGGTTGTCACTCACAACGAGGCGCAGGCCCGCCTGGCCGATGTGGTCTTTAACCTGGAGCATGGACGATTGCTCTCTGCGCTGCCGGGGCCATAA